CACTCGCGAAGTTCCCGAACGAGAACGTCATGGAGAATGGCTTCTCGCTCGGCCGGACCCTCGGGCACCCGGTGAACTTGGTTACGGTGGCGCTCATGCTCACTGTCATCCCACCGCTCATGGGTGCACTTCACCCCAAAGATGACGATGAAATCAAGAGCCTGCCGGACAAAGTCTACCGGCAGATGTCCGGCGGACAGGCCGCGACCGACGGCGGCGTCGCAGAGGGCACGAAAACGGCCTCTGCGACGGGCATCGCAGAAGATACCTTCGCAGACAAACTCAACAACTCGAAAATTATCGGGCTCGTCATCGCGGCGTTCCCGCTCTACTACGTCATCGACGCGTGGATTATCAGCGGTGAAGGGCTCTCGAGTCTCACCCTGAACTCCATCAACGCGATGTTCATCTTCTTCGCGATGATTCTCTGGGTCACGCCAAAGCGCATCGTCCAGCAGATGGACGAATCCGTCGAGAACGTCGGCGGCATCATCTTCCAGTTCCCGTTCTACGCGGGTATCTCCGGGCTGCTCACAGGCACGGCACTGACCGCGACCATCGCGAACTTCTTCGCGAGCATCGCGACGCCGACGACGTGGCCGGTCATCGGTCTCATCAGCGCCGGTATCGTGAACGTCTTCGTTCCGTCCGGCGGCGGCCAGTGGGTCGCACAGGGACCAATCCTGCTCGACACCACGGCGCAACTGGGCATGCCACTCGAGACGGCTATCATCATCGAAATGTTCGGCGACCAGCTGACCAACATGATTCAGCCGTTCTGGGCGCTCCCACTGCTGGCACTCGCGAACCTGCGTGCCCGTGACATCATCGGGTACTCCAC
This sequence is a window from Haladaptatus sp. QDMS2. Protein-coding genes within it:
- a CDS encoding TIGR00366 family protein — encoded protein: MAITDPIRKLGGVFAELSLRYVPNPYVLVILLTVIAFGGAVAVGSTPTEAMDAWVGGVWTLLGFMAAFAVTLMMGDAIAKSPTVTNFLARIAKLPSSPFTAVAFVSFVGMLAGLISWGLGLIVGAVMAKQVAYHGKEKGLNLHYPLLAAAGYTALMIWHSGLTTSSGLIMADPALIPPTFEAALAKFPNENVMENGFSLGRTLGHPVNLVTVALMLTVIPPLMGALHPKDDDEIKSLPDKVYRQMSGGQAATDGGVAEGTKTASATGIAEDTFADKLNNSKIIGLVIAAFPLYYVIDAWIISGEGLSSLTLNSINAMFIFFAMILWVTPKRIVQQMDESVENVGGIIFQFPFYAGISGLLTGTALTATIANFFASIATPTTWPVIGLISAGIVNVFVPSGGGQWVAQGPILLDTTAQLGMPLETAIIIEMFGDQLTNMIQPFWALPLLALANLRARDIIGYSTVAMVGGFIIMAITMTVMLGLPAA